Proteins co-encoded in one Colletes latitarsis isolate SP2378_abdomen chromosome 2, iyColLati1, whole genome shotgun sequence genomic window:
- the LOC143351917 gene encoding rabphilin-3A translates to MDITVKDSGRGTRWVCPNDRHLALRAKLRTGWSVKTGSLDSKWDNYSNSYSGGTNRYAQSFVLSEEEQQTIIQVIQRAEALDLSEQERIGRLVERLENMKRNVCIVTGTRLNEKKNCSTRCSSTTHCVCSCALCGEKFGAVLGASPNLCKDCRKYICQKCGIETNELNSTFSNGSSTKGVLAMAKHVQERTTMQRIIRRSSSSQKQFLCRICAETREMWKKSGAWFIRGMPKYILPEKKERGWSRIGHKQSTWTIGGNKSLESTELQDSSSDEEVTRRLALTRGHSSSFSNLQKSQDSTANTTLSPFLNSAQSTSNSASKSPEQKLNDTSPLNNREEYIDQLDRSTLSITSQCSRVSPTASVTSSRLRTNGRTSNDSQIEQRVSFEDEIIDEKNGKFDEPCESKDDYRKIEFHPCDRLKCSQVQSLRPNSPMVPTTPTSPIILIDQIPEQIQIHERHTDLEENRPCPGRESLFNSAHSSNQIDLPRLQTSEYETGRNYGTLEVSLRYDPAAQCLQCKVERARDLRPMDIHGLADPFCKLNILPIDTIATTKRLRTKTVHKTRDPEFNEILNFYGTAETDIWNGKALHILILQDDPAGHDFLGEAKFPLRELQPRQTKYYNVPLQDHYPVDNEEASWGVFSSGRGEIQVSLSYCTRRRALMVTVHRATNLLPMDNNGFSDPFVKLCLIENMTNNHKRVFDYSIARITARKLVSKKIVGRNSQNTTVKWKTLNPEWSEEFIFTTRLTDLMKLTLYLTVWDKDFGKSNDYLGGLELSCNSKGARLRHWVDAIKFPDHRHQAWHNLTDAILPTE, encoded by the exons ATGGATATCACGGTAAAAGATTCAGGTAGAGGTACCAGATGGGTTTGCCCGAATGATCGACATTTAGCGCTGAGGGCAAA GTTGCGTACAGGATGGTCTGTGAAAACTGGTTCTCTAGATTCAAAATGGGATAATTATTCTAATTCTTACTCTGGTGGTACAAATCGTTATGCACAATCGTTCGTATTAAGCGAAGAAGAACAACAGACGATCATACAG GTCATTCAAAGAGCGGAAGCTTTGGATTTATCAGAACAGGAACGAATCGGTAGATTAGTGGAAAGATTAGAGAACATGAAACGTAATGTCTGTATTGTCACTGGTACGAGATtgaacgagaaaaaaaattgtagtACCCGGTGTTCCAGTACTACGCACTGTGTATGTTCTTGCGCTCTTTGCGGCGAGAAATTCGGTGCAGTTTTGGGCGCGTCGCCGAATCTTTGCAAAGATTGTCGTAAATacatatgccagaaatgcggcaTCGAAACCAACGAGCTTAATTCAACGTTTTCGAACGGTTCGTCGACAAAAGGCGTATTAGCTATGGCGAAACACGTGCAAGAAAGAACAACCATGCAACGAATTATTAGACGTTCGAGTAGTAGTCAAAAACAATTCCTTTGCAGAATATGCGCCGAGACTAGAGAAATGTGGAAAAAGAGCGGTGCCTGGTTTATCAGGGGGATGCCAAAATATATTTTACCCGAGAAAAAG GAACGAGGATGGTCGAGGATAGGTCACAAGCAATCTACCTGGACAATCGGGGGAAATAAATCTCTCGAATCTACCGAACTTCAGGATTCCTCATCCGACGAAGAAGTAACACGACGTCTGGCGTTAACTCGAGGTCACTCTAGCTCGTTTTCAAATTTACAGAAGAGTCAAGACAGTACTGCTAACACGACACTTTCGCCGTTTCTTAATTCCGCTCAATCGACTAGTAATAGCGCATCTAAATCACCGGAGCAAAAATTAAACGATACGTCGCCGTTAAATAATCGCGAAGAATATATCGATCAATTAGATAGGTCTACACTCTCGATTACGTCTCAGTGCAGCCGAGTTTCGCCGACTGCTTCGGTTACGAGTTCCCGTTTACGGACAAACGGAAGGACCAGCAACGATTCGCAAATCGAACAGCGCGTCTCGTTCGAAGATGAAATAATCGACGAAAagaacggaaaatttgacgagcctTGCGAATCAAAGGACGATTATCGTAAAATAGAGTTTCATCCGTGCGACCGATTAAAATGTTCTCAGGTACAATCACTCAG ACCGAATTCTCCGATGGTTCCAACGACACCAACGTCGCCGATCATTCTAATCGATCAAATTCCGGAACAAATTCAAATTCACGAGAGACACACGGACCTGGAAGAAAACCGACCGTGCCCAGGAAGGGAGAGTCTTTTCAACAGTGCTCACAGCAGCAATCAAATCGATTTACCGCGACTACAAACGTCGGAGTACG AAACGGGGCGAAATTATGGAACTCTCGAAGTCTCCTTGCGATACGACCCAGCAGCTCAGTGCCTCCAATGCAAAGTGGAACGAGCACGAGATTTACGGCCAATGGATATTCACGGTCTCGCCGATCCATTTTGCAAACTCAACATATTACCAATAGACACAATTGCGACTACGAAGCGTCTACGGACAAAGACGGTTCACAAAACACGGGATCCGGAGTTCAACGAGATCCTAAATTTTTACGGAACAGCAGAAACGGAT ATATGGAATGGCAAAGCACTGCACATCCTGATCCTCCAGGACGATCCTGCAGGTCACGATTTTCTAGGAGAGGCGAAGTTTCCCCTGCGCGAATTACAACCACGTCAAACGAAATATTATAATGTTCCATTACAAGATCATTATCCA GTGGACAATGAAGAGGCATCTTGGGGCGTATTTTCCAGTGGTAGAGGAGAGATTCAAGTGAGTCTAAGTTACTGTACAAGACGCAGAGCATTGATGGTCACGGTTCACCGAGCTACGAATCTACTTCCTATGGATAATAATGGATTTTCTGACCCATTTGTCAAGTTGTGCCTTATAGAGAATATGACGAACAATCATAAACGTGTCTTCGACTATTCGATCGCACGTATCACCGCCAGAAAGCTAGTTTCGAAAAAGATCGTAGGTCGTAATTCACAAAATACAACTGTCAAGTGGAAAACCCTAAACCCAGAATGGAGCGAGGAGTTCATTTTTACTACTCGATTAACAGACCTTATGAAACTTACATTATATCTGACAGTATGGGACAAGGATTTTGGCAAGAGTAACGATTACCTTG GTGGACTTGAATTAAGTTGCAATAGCAAAGGTGCACGATTACGGCATTGGGTAGATGCAATTAAATTTCCGGATCATCGCCATCAAGCTTGGCACAATTTAACTGATGCTATTTTGCCTACAGAATAA